A region of Pseudomonas saponiphila DNA encodes the following proteins:
- a CDS encoding ABC transporter permease produces MSTQALVQGSGDAPLRCVSNLLYRRPNLYLTLLLVPPLIWFGAIYLGSLLTLLWQGFYTFDDFTMAVTPDLTLGNFAALLQPSNLDIILRTLGMAVAVSIASAIVAFPIAYYMARYTSGKTKAFFYIAVMLPMWASYIVKAYAWTLLLAKGGVAQWFIQHLGLEAPLQWLLGVPGVGGSTLSTSHLGRFLVFVYIWLPFMILPIQASLERLPPSLLQASADLGATPRQTFMLVILPLAVPGIAAGSIFTFSLTLGDFIVPQLVGPPGYFVGSMVYAQQGAIGNLPMAAAFTLVPIVLIAIYLSIVKRLGAFDAL; encoded by the coding sequence ATGAGCACCCAGGCCCTCGTCCAAGGCAGCGGCGATGCGCCCCTGCGATGCGTCTCCAACCTGCTGTACCGGCGCCCCAACCTGTACCTGACCCTGCTGCTGGTGCCGCCGCTGATCTGGTTCGGCGCAATCTATCTCGGCTCGCTGCTGACCCTGCTGTGGCAGGGCTTCTACACCTTCGACGACTTCACCATGGCGGTCACCCCGGACCTGACCCTGGGCAACTTCGCCGCGCTGTTGCAGCCGTCGAACCTCGACATCATCCTGCGCACCCTGGGCATGGCCGTGGCGGTGTCCATCGCCAGCGCCATCGTGGCCTTTCCCATCGCCTACTACATGGCCCGCTACACCAGCGGCAAGACCAAGGCGTTCTTCTACATCGCGGTGATGCTGCCGATGTGGGCCAGCTACATCGTCAAGGCCTACGCCTGGACCCTGCTGCTGGCCAAGGGCGGCGTGGCCCAGTGGTTCATCCAGCACCTGGGGCTGGAGGCGCCGTTGCAATGGCTGCTGGGCGTTCCCGGGGTCGGCGGCAGCACCCTGTCGACCTCGCACCTGGGACGCTTCCTGGTGTTCGTCTACATCTGGCTGCCATTCATGATCCTGCCGATCCAGGCCTCCCTGGAGCGCCTGCCGCCCTCGCTGCTGCAGGCCTCGGCGGATCTTGGCGCGACGCCGCGCCAGACCTTCATGCTGGTGATCCTGCCGCTGGCGGTGCCGGGCATCGCCGCCGGCTCGATCTTCACCTTCTCCCTGACCCTGGGGGACTTCATCGTGCCGCAACTGGTGGGCCCGCCGGGCTACTTCGTCGGCAGCATGGTCTACGCCCAGCAAGGCGCCATCGGCAACCTGCCGATGGCCGCCGCCTTCACCCTGGTGCCCATCGTGCTGATCGCCATCTACCTGTCCATCGTCAAACGCCTGGGGGCCTTCGATGCACTCTGA
- a CDS encoding ABC transporter ATP-binding protein codes for MTLAVQFTQVSRQFGEVKAVDRVSIDIHDGEFFSMLGPSGSGKTTCLRLIAGFEQPSAGSIRIHGAEAAGLPPYQRDVNTVFQDYALFPHMNVRDNVAYGLKVKGVARHERLERAEAALQMVALGGYGERKPAQLSGGQRQRVALARALVNRPRVLLLDEPLGALDLKLREQMQGELKKLQRQLGITFIFVTHDQTEALSMSDRVAVFNKGRIEQVDSPRNLYMKPATPFVAEFVGTSNVIRGELAQQLSGSPQPFSIRPEHVRFAQGPLAASEIEISGLLHDIQYQGSATRFEVKLDNGQTLNISQANNQWLDTDSSHCTGQRISARWAREAMIPLTDTPTSEA; via the coding sequence ATGACCCTTGCAGTCCAGTTCACCCAGGTTTCCCGGCAGTTCGGCGAGGTCAAGGCCGTCGACCGGGTGTCCATCGATATCCACGACGGTGAATTCTTCTCCATGCTCGGCCCGTCCGGTTCGGGCAAGACCACCTGCCTGCGGCTGATTGCCGGCTTCGAGCAGCCCAGCGCCGGTTCGATCCGCATCCACGGCGCCGAGGCCGCAGGCCTGCCGCCCTATCAAAGGGACGTCAACACGGTGTTCCAGGACTACGCACTGTTCCCCCACATGAATGTGCGGGACAACGTCGCCTACGGCCTGAAGGTCAAGGGCGTGGCCCGCCACGAACGCCTGGAGCGTGCCGAGGCGGCCCTGCAGATGGTGGCCCTGGGCGGTTATGGCGAACGCAAGCCGGCGCAACTGTCCGGTGGCCAACGCCAGCGGGTGGCCCTGGCCCGGGCCCTGGTCAACCGGCCACGGGTATTGCTGCTGGACGAACCCCTGGGGGCCCTGGACCTGAAACTGCGGGAGCAGATGCAGGGCGAGCTGAAGAAGCTCCAGCGCCAGTTGGGCATCACCTTCATCTTCGTCACCCACGATCAGACCGAGGCCCTGTCGATGTCCGACCGGGTGGCGGTTTTCAACAAGGGCCGCATTGAACAGGTGGACAGCCCGCGCAACCTGTACATGAAACCCGCCACCCCCTTCGTCGCCGAGTTCGTCGGCACTTCCAACGTGATTCGCGGCGAGCTGGCGCAACAACTCAGCGGCAGCCCGCAGCCCTTCTCCATCCGCCCGGAACACGTGCGTTTCGCCCAAGGTCCGCTGGCGGCCTCGGAGATCGAAATCAGCGGCCTGCTGCACGATATCCAGTACCAAGGCAGCGCCACCCGCTTCGAAGTGAAACTGGACAACGGCCAGACCCTGAACATCAGCCAGGCCAACAACCAATGGCTGGACACCGACAGCAGCCACTGCACCGGCCAACGCATCAGCGCCCGCTGGGCCCGGGAGGCGATGATCCCGCTGACCGACACCCCGACCAGCGAGGCCTGA